The DNA region AGCGACAAATACCCTTGCCAAGCAAAAGACCGCCCGACCACCAACCGAACTCCCCGTCCCCGACCGCGAaggttttccatttccacccGTACCGATTTTGATAAGTTTAGTGTGcggcgtgcgcgcgcgtgtgtgtgtgtgagtgggtcCGATTTTTCCCATTTGCTGGGTTGTTTGTGGACCCCGCCGTCCGCTCACTgtcctcttttttttaattttatttcgaaACCATCTGTCGTCCGTCTTTGAACTTCCAGGGAGGTTCGTggtctgttatttctttctttctctttttttgttatttctctCTAACTTTACCTCCGTTTCGTTGTCCCTCTCCCTACATTCCATCCCACCCCTGCCCCACTGTGGGTATGCTTGGTGCTCTggggacggggggggggggggactgcCCGTTCGTCGCCACCCGTCGTGAGCGTTCGGGTTAGTggtgtgctctttggagcgcacccacaaTTCCAATGCGACTCCGGCTAATGTTAGTCCGATTCTGACTCCGGTGCAATGTTCGGTGCAATGTGCAACGAccccggacgattccgggcgattccggatgactccgactccatctgattccggacgattcccaCTCCAACcaattctggacgactcctaacgactcctaacgactcgggatgactccgactcccaaCAACTCCGCACGACTCCGATGACTTCGAACGAGTACGAATGACTCGGGATGATTCcgactcccaacgactcccaacgactccggacggcttcGACTAAAATctattccggacgactccaatgactccgaacgactccgaacgactcggGATGACTCCGCCTCCCAACGACTCCTGCCGACTCCGACTCTAACTGGTTCTGGGCGACTccaatgactccgaacgacttcgaatGCCTCGGATGACTTcgactcccaacgactcccaacgactccggagaactacggacgactccgaacaactccaactgattccgaacgactccaacgactcctaacgactccggacgactcgggAAGATTTcgactcccaacgactcctgccgactccgaacgactccagacgactccggtcgaATCCTCCGATTCTGAACGACTCCaatgactccgaatgacttcaAACGACTCGGGATCACTCTGACTCGCAACGACTCCCAACGACTTCAGACGATTCCTCCGGGCGATTCCTCCGACGGACTGCTCCGACTTTAAGCGATTCTGGAATACTCCGACTCCATCTGATTCTCGACGAATccaatgactccgaacgacttcgaacgactcggGATGACTCCGGGTCCCAACGATTCCTAACGACTCCCAACGACTagggacgactctggacgactccgaacaactccagttgattctggacgactccaacgactccgaacgactccggacgactcgggacgattccgactcccaacgactctggacaactccggacgactgtGGATAATGCTGGGTAATCAGGAGTCGGTTCCGAACTtaccggagtcggatcggagccgACTCCAGTTTTTTTACCAACTTTACCCACCACTAGTTCGGGCGAAATGACGACATGGTGATGCCCTCCAGAGAAATATCTCTGTgcctatgtgtatgtgtgtctgttgcgCTGTGGAAAAATGGGCTGGAAACAACGGAAGATCAATTTTCccaacaacccccccccccccccctccgctcCTTTTTCCCCTTCACCAAGAAACCATTGGTGGGGAGTGTTCAGCGTTCCAACGATCAACGccgtttccctttttcccgttTGCTGCTTTCTTTACAAGCActagctctttctctctctctctctctctgcctctcttTCGTTTCTCTCTGTCATCACCCCTTTCGGCTTGGCgccgacaacaacaaacttCCACCGCGAATGCTCTCTTTGAGCTGGGcgtttattttcttcttctgcctcTTTCCACTAGTTTTTCACACGCACTAAATCCGCAACAGTTTTCACCTTTATGTTAATGCAATTAAACATTCAACCGAAGTGCTCAAAGAGGGGAGAGAGACACGGCGGAtgaagtggtggtggtggagtgtCACTTGGCTTGGATGATTTTCACCTGCTCGTCTGCGCTCCGATGATTATGTCGTCCGgtttggtcgttttttttcttctgtttgctgctgttcctTTTCGCTTGCGGCGGGAAAAGGGGGCGGATTTCCGCCCAGAACAAACGAGGCCCCGCGGCTGGCCGTAGCTTTCCCGCGAAGCTCCACATTTAGGACAGCTCCTCCTCCGTTCCCGTTGCGAGTGGAATTGCTCACGGAAGCGGGGAGTTGTATGATATGGCTTTAGCAACAGAAACAAGGGACATTATTTTGgttttccgttggagtttattACCAATTTCTCTCTGCTTTTCTATCAGTTGCTGGGAAGTAAAGTAagatactcacacacacacacacgcacacacgcgcgttgACAGTGAACAGTTGACACATGCAGCAGGCAGAGGCTGCTTTGATTGTTCTGCCGCGAGAAGCGTTATTATGACGTGCGTAGTCGTGCCGAAGCTGATTCTAATTCAGCTCTGTTTGCCATTcttgatttttaattatttttttacacttcTTTTTTTAGCTCGCAATGTTGCACCTGTGAAACGCTTTGACCGAAGACCGCAGGAAAACGAGcgttataaaaaaatgggTCAATAATAAAATACAGACCTGATGGAGGAGACAAGCGCTAAACGCTAACGCTGAACCCTTACCCTGCGcgcatgaaatgaaaatgatgcACTTGTTTGAGGCGAAAAATGAATGAAGAAACCTATAAAGAGGAAGTTATGTAAGCAGTTTGGCAACATTACGAGAACGTTTCGGCTTGCGCCATTCTGTAACCAAATGTTGAGGATGTTTCAATATGTTGTTGCCCTCAACACCTTTCTGTGAAACGTCCAGCGAAGCATGGTAGAAGCATGGGTAGAAGATGCTTTTCTGCTTATTGCTTGCTCCAGATGCTTCAGGTGAAATCGCAACCCTGCCAGAGACTGGGCTGGATGATAAGCTGGAAGAAGTATTACGCCCACTATCGTTGAACCATCGTTGAAGGTCATACCAGCAGCACTGAAAACAGTCAATTTTAATGGAATGTACAAGTGTTGTTGGGTTTTCTGCGTTGCTTGCACCAAAAACAAGTTacgtaaattaaattaaacataaagaAAAGTGTATCGAGCTCTACATACAGGGaggattttcctttttttgcattgctcAAATGCTCCAATACATGTATGTAGGATGTGCAAAATTGCTGGAACATTGCCAGCCGCGAGATAATACAACGCGTGTGGCTCACAAAGCGATCGATTTTACAGCCGGATCCGGGCCCGGGAAGGTTGCCGCTAATCCGTCGCCTCCCCGCACGAACAGTTGGCCCAGAGCAAGAGAATGTGGCTCGCGCGCcccaataaaaataaacccaacGAACCGTGGGCGTGTTTGCTTGGAGGCGCCGATCATGTCCTTGCATCAGGCCCCAGCAGCTGTTAacatctgtttgtttttctatctTCGTATCGTTTTAGGAAAGTTTGTGCACAGCGAATagcatacaacaacaacaaaaaaacatggtCCACGGCGCACGCACCTCGGCATTGCGGGCCGCTCAAAGTGCGGGCCTCACACATTCCTGATTGGCGGCAACCGAGACGAAAATCGGCATCGGATCGTTTTCTCCGCCAGAGGTGCAACATGCAGCGAATGCACCGGCACCGACGCGTGCACGACACGGCGTTTGCCGTGTCGATTGGATTAAGGGCTGGCGCCCGATGCCATGTTTTGCACACCCCGTTCCGCTGGTCAAACGCATCGCGCCCCAACACCACGGAAAAGGGCTGCAAAACAAAGCTACACAAGCGCAAACCTGTTAACGGCGAATGCGGACGGCTTGCACGAACATCCAATTCGGTCCTGAGTGTGCCGTATCGTATCATTAGATAACAGTTTTACGCACGCGTACGGAGAGGCGATGGattagaagtagtagtagttgtagtagcCCGCTTTCCGCCGCCACAAAATGCGGCAAAGGGTGCTTGAGGTagttttgtgtcttttttttatttgcttggCAGGCGCATTAATCACCCCTTCTGAAAGACGGTGGATGGGCAAGGCTTTAGGGATTGGCAGCGCCACCGGGTTTACATAATGCAAACGTGCCATATGGTGCGCTCTAAACGGAGCTAAGAGCATCGTTAAGGGTTCACGTGTTACGCAAAAGGAAGATACAAATTGAGttttaagagagagagagaaaaaactaTCCATACGGATActtgaaattcattttaattagCAACGATCTAATTGTAGCTAACGAACCCTCAATGGAGTATCAATAAGGGTAATttagaagagaaaaaaaaacagtacaatGCGAAAAGCTCGAAAACATTGTCTTCATTCCTTCCTCTTTTATAGTTGGCTTCAACGCTTTTCAATTGCATTAAATCATTTAAGATACGAGATTCATGTTGTTAAAAGGTAGCAACATCTCTTCattaacagaaaaaaaacgttcaTTCCTATATGAAATAAGCGTCCAGCGTCCTATAGGAAATAAGCGTCTTATATGAAAGATGTAACCAATTGGAGCAGTGGCCCACGAAAGCATTTCcctggtttaaaaaaaaaatgggaacagCTTTTCGTGTATAAAAAACTACGAAAACATCTTTTAgtgttttatttcatattgTCGTTCTCTTCCAACTTTCACCATCGCAATATGAATTGACGAACGTTATGGTCGATTAAAAgttaaatcaaaattaaattacccGTATGTAATAATACAATTGTTTCTGTACGACTATCACATGTACATTTGAAAATGGACgtgaatgtgtaaaaaaaatttGCTTGTTCACAAGTACAACGATCGTCCAATAGCTTTTTCGTATGGAAAAAGTTATCAATTTGTCTAAAATGATATTATTTGTTCGTCAAGCATTTTGATAGCTACTAACTGTTAGTTTCGCTAACTTTTCAGCCGTTAAGGCTTTTGCAGACCATCCTCAAAATATGCTCAAAAATGTTTATTGCGCCATGGGAGGTTTAACTGATGAATCTTTACAATTAGTTACAATAAAAGAAATCTCGCTTGTTTGAtataattgaagaaaaataataatatctcCATTCGGATTGTTTGATATTATCAGTATctgattattttgtttctaacATTTTATAATATAACACACCTGTGAGACACTTTCTTTcgatggatcgcaatccatccGAATGGATCGTTGTCAAGTACGTTTGAATCGTTTTCTGTTACGTTTTGGATATTTAGCAGCTGCTACAGTATTTTTCTTTACAGAGCATCAGTTAAGAAACGTTGAATTTACTTATACACGTTAGAGTGCCTTTGTTAGGTCGAGATCAATGGTAAAAATCTGTATCAGACTATTATCGGCCTAAGCGATCAAACGAAGCAAACGGGTCACAGTTAACCCCTACGCTGTTTTACCCATGCAGTGTTCGGGTTGTCCCAACAGGATTATAATAAGAAATATGCCATTAATTCTACATATGTATTTCGCGTTTTATTGATTATCTGCGCATGTTGTTTGGTGTGACGTGTAAAAAACCTGTGTTTACAACAATTTGTATCAATTTTGCCAATTGCTATTGGATTTAAAGAGACAACCCCATACTTGAAAGTCTTATTATCATTAAAGAATATTATTGTAATTGTTTGAATTGATAAATTTTCCATCAAATCCGTGTTTTATGtctaattattttgtttctaacATTTTATAATATAACACACCTGTGAGACACTTTCTTTcgatggatcgcaatccatccGAATGGATCGTTGTCAAGTACGTTTGAATcgttttctgtttcgtttggATATTTAGCAGCTGCTACAGTATTTTTCTTTACAGAGCATCAGTTAAGAAACGTTGAATTTACTTATACACGTTAGAGTGCCTTTGTTAGGTCGAGATCAATGGTAAAAATCTGTATCAGACTATTATCGGCCTAAGCGATCAAACGAAGCAAACGGGTCACAGTGAACCCCTACGCTGTTTTACCCATGCAGTGTCCGGGTTGTCCCAACAGGATTATAATAAGAAATATGCCATTAATTCTACATATGTATTTCGCTTTTTATTGATTATCTGCGCATGTTGTTTGGTGTGACGTGTAAAAAACCTGTGTTTACAACAATTTGTATCAATTTTGCCAATTGCTATTGGATTTAAAGAGACAACCCCATACTTGAAAGTCTTATTATCATTAAAGAATATTATTGTAATTGTTTGAATTGATAAATTTTCCATCAAAtctgtgtttttgtatgaattgttggtataattttgaattgaaaacaGAAATGAAGGCGAGTGAAAATTTGTttgatctattttttttttcaatctcaCGAGAGTGTGAAAGGATTAAATCGCTCTTGGTTGGTTCGATTTTGTCTTAATCTTTGCAAAAACCTTGAAACATGTTTTCCCTCATTTGCCCGTTACCTCAACCTTTGCCTCTTTTTGTACAATTGCAGCCATCCGGTGAACAGTTTTAGGTCTGATCCGGTCCCACTTCAAAGACAAGATTGACAGCAGCTCGAAAGGCTCACATCTGTGCCACGCCGGATAACACATCgcgtgaaacacacacacacaccaaagcgCAGTGAATCGTTTGCCTACCGTCTTCTCCATTCCGTTTCCCATTCCGGATGCAGAACGGCTGCACACACTGCTTATGATCGGTTGCATGCACGAAGCGAACGACGCGCCGTGTCCTACATGCGGCACCTACTTACTTAACCCACTGTAAGCGCTCCGTTCTTCCGCGTTTTGCTGCACAGTTGCGCTAATCATCGCGTGTACCGTTTCAGCAGTAAGTCAGCAGTGTCGGGCacatcgtcgtcctcgtcgtcggaGGACGAATCCACCACGATGGACGATAGCAACACCACGTTCGCGGGACCGTCCGCCCGTTCCTCCTACCCGACGGCCAGCACACCCGCCCAGGACTCGACGGCGAACAGCTCGGGCGGCATCGTCGAGGAGAACGCGGTGCTGCTGGAGGAAAACCGAAAGCTCACCCGCAGCCTGCTCGAGCTGCAAGGTAAGCGGTAGTGTGAGGGTTAGCGAGCTGCTctaacacacactctctttgCAGTGGAAACGGAGCggctgaagcagcagcagaacctgCTGTCCGGGCTGGGCCGGCGCCGGGACAGCCTGAGCGGGCTGAGCTCGACCAGCCAGCCGCTCGGCAGCATGGGCCAGAACAGCCCTGCCCCATCGTACCGGTCGACGggtaagggtttttttttgtttttgccgaACGGCGGCTGGTGAACGACGCCATCGCGCGCTAATGATTCGCTTCCCCATTCGCCGCCGCAGGAAACTACACCTCCGGCATCGTCGCGGACGTGGTGCGGGAGATACGCGACATCTGCCGGGTGCGGGAGGACGCCACGTTCGAGCGGTTGCGCAACCTGCAGGAAAACCACATGTGGTCGATCAACGACACGCTGCAGCGCCTCGCCAAGGACGTCGACACGATGCAGAAGTCGGTCAGTGCGGCCCGGCACGACCTGGAGAAGCTGACGAGCCGGGTGCTGCAGCTGGAGAGTATCGTGCTGCCGCAGGCGGCCGTCTGTCTGGCGGCGGGCGCCCAGCACAACCACCCGCTGCCACTCGCGCCGATGCCCCTGTTCGGGGGCAACGTGCAgcaggcgttgctgctgcagcagctccagcagcaaacaaatgcgaaccagcagcagcagcagcaacagcaacattccCCCCAGACGGTACCCGTCAGCTCCGGCCAGCAGTTTCACGCGTTCGGCATGAGCGAACGGGGGCCTGCGGGCAGTGCCGGTGGCGCGTCGATCGGCAGCCAGAGCGTAAGCAGCAACGGCGTGGGCAAACCGGGCAACGGGGGGCTGCCCTCGATGCTGCGGCTCAACTATGGCCGGATCGCCACCACCGAGGACCTGTTCGGTGGCGACTCGGTTACGGTCGAGCTGGGCAACGGCAACAACAcggccggcggcggcggcggcggtggcggcagcagcagcaacagtacaGTCGCCTCCGTCCACGAGTCTTCCTcgcgcgtgctgctgctggagaagGGCGAGGTGGAGCTGCGACGGGACCTGCAGGACGCGATAGCGGCCAAGAACGAGCAGTCGAAAAAGATTGCCTAGTAAGTGTTAGGGATGCTGCAAGCGCGGGCTATCGAATTTACCTGTCTATCTGACGCTCTTGTCCATttttgtgtctgtctgtgtgtgtgtttgatttgtaGCCTGCAGAAGGTAGTGATGGCGCTGCAGAAAAAGGTCGACCTGCAGGGGACGGACACGCCGAGTCTGGGCGGcaacggtagcagcagcagcggcaacgccaccagcaacaacggcagcagcagcggcggcggcattGGCGTGATCGGCCCGGTCACCGACTTGTAGATACTGTGCCATACATTTACATCCTCTTCCCCCCCCTTTTCCGTGCATATTTATAACCTCATAGATCCTCAGCGTCCTAGGGCCAAACAGGTTGTGGGATTACGACCCGCCAGCAGCTGAAATAGAGGCACTCAAAGCAACACGAAGGTTCACATTCAATACTGGCCCGGCAAACAGGACGCCACAGAGCGAAACTTCTCACGCAGTACCAGTTAGGTTAGGTTTGCATGGCCCCCCAAGGGCCCcatggaggaggaggagtgaGCGAACCACCAATTTCCAATCTCTGCCGGGTGGAGAGCAGTAGGATTGTGCGCCCCAAACTGCGACACGAGAACAGAATCAGAATATTTCACGAATTAATAAGTTAACACTCTTACGGGTAAACAAGAGACacgagcaaacgaaaaaaaaaacaacaattcgcGGGTGCCGCACGGCGGGTACTTAAGCGCGAAACTGAATCGGACAACTATTTAAGAGGAAAGGCGCACTGTTTTAGATAGAatttacaatgcaaacagGTGAAACAGCAATG from Anopheles coluzzii chromosome X, AcolN3, whole genome shotgun sequence includes:
- the LOC120961686 gene encoding uncharacterized protein LOC120961686 isoform X1, with product MIGCMHEANDAPCPTCGTYLLNPLSKSAVSGTSSSSSSEDESTTMDDSNTTFAGPSARSSYPTASTPAQDSTANSSGGIVEENAVLLEENRKLTRSLLELQVETERLKQQQNLLSGLGRRRDSLSGLSSTSQPLGSMGQNSPAPSYRSTGNYTSGIVADVVREIRDICRVREDATFERLRNLQENHMWSINDTLQRLAKDVDTMQKSVSAARHDLEKLTSRVLQLESIVLPQAAVCLAAGAQHNHPLPLAPMPLFGGNVQQALLLQQLQQQTNANQQQQQQQQHSPQTVPVSSGQQFHAFGMSERGPAGSAGGASIGSQSVSSNGVGKPGNGGLPSMLRLNYGRIATTEDLFGGDSVTVELGNGNNTAGGGGGGGGSSSNSTVASVHESSSRVLLLEKGEVELRRDLQDAIAAKNEQSKKIAYLQKVVMALQKKVDLQGTDTPSLGGNGSSSSGNATSNNGSSSGGGIGVIGPVTDL
- the LOC120961686 gene encoding uncharacterized protein LOC120961686 isoform X2, with amino-acid sequence MIGCMHEANDAPCPTCGTYLLNPLKSAVSGTSSSSSSEDESTTMDDSNTTFAGPSARSSYPTASTPAQDSTANSSGGIVEENAVLLEENRKLTRSLLELQVETERLKQQQNLLSGLGRRRDSLSGLSSTSQPLGSMGQNSPAPSYRSTGNYTSGIVADVVREIRDICRVREDATFERLRNLQENHMWSINDTLQRLAKDVDTMQKSVSAARHDLEKLTSRVLQLESIVLPQAAVCLAAGAQHNHPLPLAPMPLFGGNVQQALLLQQLQQQTNANQQQQQQQQHSPQTVPVSSGQQFHAFGMSERGPAGSAGGASIGSQSVSSNGVGKPGNGGLPSMLRLNYGRIATTEDLFGGDSVTVELGNGNNTAGGGGGGGGSSSNSTVASVHESSSRVLLLEKGEVELRRDLQDAIAAKNEQSKKIAYLQKVVMALQKKVDLQGTDTPSLGGNGSSSSGNATSNNGSSSGGGIGVIGPVTDL